CGCCGTCATCTCCCGGTCAATCGCGAACGCCGTGCCCGCCAGCGCCGCGGCGCCCAGCGGCGACTCATTCAGCCGCGCGCGCGCATCCAGCAGCCGCCCACGGTCGCGCTCGGCCGCCTCCACCCAGCAGAGGAGGTGATGGCCCAGGCTCACCGGCTGGGCGGTCTGCAGATGGGTGAAGCCGGGCATGACCCAGTCGGCGTGATCATCAGCGCGCGCAACCAGGGCCCGTTGATAGGCCTGCAACGCGTCGGCCGCGCTTTCGAGCGCCTCGCGCAGCCAGAGGCGGAAGTCTGTGGCGACCTGGTCATTGCGCGACCGGGCCGTGTGCAAGCGGCCAGCGGGCGCGCCGATGCGGTCGCGCAGGGCCGCCTCGATATTCATGTGCACGTCTTCCAGCTCGGCCTTCCATTCAAACCGGCCGGCGCGGATATCGGTGCGGATCGCGTCCAGACCGCGCGCAATCGCCTCACCGTCCTCCCTTGAAATCACGCCGCAAGCGGTCAACATCGCAGCGTGCGCCAGCGATCCGGCGATGTCCTGTTCAAACAGGCGCTTGTCGACATCCACCGAGGCGTTGATGGCCTGCATCACGGCGGACGGTCCGGCGTCAAAGCGTCCGCCCCAGATGCCGCTGGCGGACGGGGACGAGGCGGGGGCGTCAGTGGTCATGGGCGGGGCGGCGTCCTGTGCGTGAGCGGGTGTTCGGCGGTGTGCCGGCATTAGGAAGAGGAAGTGCGTCATGCGCAAGCCGCAGCTGAAGCTGTCCCACGCCATCGTCGCCATGATCGTCATCGGCGCCGGCGCCGCCATCTGGACGCTGGGCGGGGCCTTTTTCAGCGGCCCGGCGCCCGCTGCATTATCGAGTTTCACAGTGGGCGAGATGAGCGCGTTTCGCAGCGTTGCGGGCGCGCCCGCCCAGCCGCGCGGGCCGATCCTCACCGCCGAGGGGCGCGAGATCACCCTGGCCGACAAGCGCGGCAAGGTGATCCTGGTCAATTTCTGGGCCACCTGGTGCCCGCCCTGCGTGGTGGAGATGCCGGCGCTTGACGCCCTGCAGGCCCAGCTGGGCTCGGATGATTTTGAAGTGGTCGCCATCTCCATGGATCGCCGGGTCGAGGATGCTGAAGCGTTTTACGCCGAGCGCGGGCTTGGTCATCTCGCCCTGTATTTCGATCCCAACATGAATCTGGGCTTCGCCGCCGGGGCGCGCGGCCTGCCGCTGAGCGTGCTCTATGACCGCCACGGAATCGAGATCGGCCGGCTGGACGGCGACGCGGACTGGGCGAGCCCCGAGGCGGTAGCGCTGATGGAAGCGGCCATCGCGCGCTTTTAGGCGCCCGCGTCCGCCGGAGCGCCGCGCGGCAAAGGCGGCGAGGCCGGATCAGGATTATAGTCCAGCCGCGCACACAGCCGCTGATAGGCCGGGCTGGTTGAGGCTTCCTGCGCGATCCACTCCGGCACGGCGGCGCGAGGGCGCGGGCTGACGGCATCGCCACTCCGGCCACTGGCCCCGGACAGGCGTATGGCGCCCACCAGATCGTCCCAGTCGGGATTGAAGGCCAGCTCCAGCCATTCGCAGACCCAACCCATCATGGCGTGCGGATCAGCCGCGACGCTTTCATACTTCACCACCCGCCCGGCATGGGGCTGATCAATGAAGGCGAGAGAACGCCGTGCATACTCCTCCAGCGTCCGCGGCTGGAAGTGCACCCATTCATTGGCGTTCAGCGACATCCAGGAATCCAGCGGGTGGCGCACCAGGGTGAGCGTGCGCACCGGCAGGTCGCGCGCCACCAGCTCGGTCACGCCGGGGCGCGAGGCCCAGTCGCGCGCGGTGCAATATCGGGTATGGCTGTGAGCGCGCACCACCAGGCGAGAACCCCGGCGGTCATAAGCCGCGTGGAGGGCGCGGAGACTGGCGCTGAAAACCTGCGCGCGCACGGCGTTATCGACACTGCCCGTTGCGGTTTCGGCCAGATACAACAGATCGGTGGGCGCAAACTCCGGAGACCGGCGCGGACGCGATGCGAACGGGTCCACTTCGCTCAGCACCACCACATTGGGCTGGGCCTGCAGCGCGCGGGCGAACATTGTCCCGCCAACGCAGGCGAGCTGGCGGATCACCCGCACCGGCTCGGGACCGGCATGGGCGCGCGCCTGGCTACGCGCCCAGCATTGTTCGAGCAACTGGCCCAGCGGCATCCCCGCCGAGCCGCCGCGCGCCGCCGGCGGATAACGCCCCTGCAACAACTCCAGCGCTTCTTCGACCATCACAGGCAAGCCTGGTGCGGTTTTGGATTGCGCGTTCAATGGTCCCAATCCGCCTGCGCCCCGGAGCGAGCGATGCCGAGCCGGGCCGTAGCGGCGCTTGTCAGCCGGTCGGTCAGCTGTCGCAGCAACCCATCCAGGGCGTTGCGATCATCCAGAAGCGCGCTGTAGCGGTCCTGGAGCTCCGACAGGCTCGCCTGGGCCAGGCGCTGGCCTTTGATCGCCAGGCGTAGATCGTCTCGCGCCGCTGTGATCTGGGCCGTCAGGGCGCGCTCGCGCTCGGAAGCGGCGCGCGCCGCCTCCAGATGCCGGTCAAGCTCGCGCTGAAACCGGACAGCGTCTTCGCGCAGGGCGGACTGATAGCCGTCGCGATCCCGCGCGGGTTGGCGGGCGCTTTGCAATTGCGCCTCGGCGCTGGCGCGCGCCGCCTCGGCCGTTTGCAGGGCGCGCCCCAGCTCCAGCGCCCGCACGCGCGCCGCCTCGAGCTCGGCCACCAGTTCTTCGCGCCGCGCCTGGCTGTGCGCCTCGGACTCAGCGGCCGCGCGGCGAACAGCTTCCAGCTCACCGTCCGCCTCAAGCCCGGCGCAGCGGGCCTGACTTGCGCGCAGCTCGTCCATCAAACCTGCGCGCTGCTCAAGCCAGCGCGCTTCGGCGTCGCGGGTTGCGGCGCGATAGGTTTCCAGCGCCGCGTCCAGTTCAACCACGCGCGCGGCGTGCGGCGCCGGACGGTTCTGCTCCGGCCCGGCGCCGGATGCAGGCTTGCGCACCGGGCCGATCCAGGCGCGCCATGCATCCGCGCCGCCCTGTCCGGGCAGCGCCAGCATCAGCCATCTGCGGGCCTGCGCCCAGTCCGCCACATCGCCGCGCGCCTTCGCGTGCCCGGGCGGCGGGGCCTCTTTGACCCGGACAATCACATGATCGAACCGCGCCAGCCAGCCAGCGGCGTCAAGGGCGTCCAGCACATCCACAGCATCGTCGGCGGCGTCGATCAGGAGGATGTGTTCGCCCTCGCCATCAAAATCGTCAGGTTTAAGGATCGAATCCGCCGCGATGCAGTCCACGACACAGTCCGCGTCGCGCTCAATGGCTGCAGCGAGGTCACGAACCAGACCCTGCGCGCCGGCCGCGCCCATGGCGTGGGTGAAGGCGTGCGCCCGGCGCCACGGCATGCGCCCGGCGGCGCGGGTGACCGCTCCCTCTATCAGCCGCACAGACGGCGTGGCGCCGTAGCGTATGCGCAACTGCTCCGCCCGGTCCGGATCCGGCTCGATCAGAATTGCAGCGCGCGCTGACTGCGCCAGCGCGCCCGGCCCGTCCGGCCCGGCGCCCACATGGACAATCAGGCCGGGGCGGCCATAGACAATGCACTCAAGGTGCAGCGGGCGCATCGGGGTCACTCCAGGCGCGCGCAAACGGGCGGCGCAGATCAAGGAACAGGGCAGGCAAAGGGGTAGTCGCCCAGTGAGCGGCTCCCGCAAGGCTTAGCCCTGCGCCAGGTGTTTTGAACGCCACGTGCGTCACACCCTGCTTCCCCGTGTTGTCTGCGGAGCCAGTCTGGCTCGAAATTCCCCAGCCGCCACCCGGCTCAATACAATCTATACGTTTTGAGTCGAGTAAAATACCCGATAAGACTAACCTTTTCAAACCTTAGCGTCCATCCGCGTGCGCAGGTCGCCCGCCTCAGCCTTGGCGAGTTGCATAGGCGGGCCATTGCGCCCTACAAGAGCCGCTGATGCAGCGCAGCGATCGGACACGGCGCGTCGCGGGGACGCTGCCGGAACAGGCGACAGGCATGGCCGCAAAGTCCATTTCACTCAGGCGCCGCCTGATCGCGCCCGCGCCTTTGCGCCAGGCGCCTCCGACCACGGACGGGGTCAGTCCATGAGCACCAGCGTCACCGTCCGCCGAACGGCCAGAGACGGGGAAATATCCAGCTTCTTCGCCGACCTCGCTGCCGGTTTGCGCATGACCGATCTCTGGCGCACCTTTGCCTGGGACGAGATGCAGCAGCGCTACCGGCGCAGCATACTGGGCGTGGCCTGGATCGTTGTCTCCTACGCCATGTTTGTTGGCGGCGTATCGATCATCTTTTCCGGGTTTTCCGACCGGGGCGGGGAATTCTTCGTCATTCACGTCGCGATCGGCTTTGCGGCGTTCAGTTTCATCGTGGGCAATGTGACAGACGGATGTACCGTGTTCACAGGGGCCAGGGTCTGGATCCAGTCCATCGCCTTGCCGCACTCGATCCATATCTATCGCAGCATCTGCCGGTCGATCTTCACCTTCGCCCTGCAATTCATTGTGGCCGCAGTCATCATCATCGGCGCCGGCTGGCAGCCTACCCTGGTCAATCTCTGGGTCCTGCCCGCGATCGCCGTCTTCCTGCTGAATGCGGTCGCGATCCAGTACCTGATGGGGCTGATCAGCGCGCGTTACCGCGACGTCACCCATCTGGTCGGCTCGATCACGCGCCTCCTGCTGTTCGTCACGCCGATCTTGTGGATACGGTCCGATCTCGATACCGGGCGCAGCAATTTCGCCGATTTCAATCCGGTCGCCCATTATGTGGAGGTGTTCCGCGCGCCGCTCATGGGTCTTGAGCCACGTCCGCTGAGCTGGATCGTGGTCGGGGTCCTGACCGTGGTGGTGTGGATCGCGGCGGCGATCGTCGCGTCGCGCATGCGCCGCCGCCTGGCCTACTGGCTGTAGGAGCGCGCTGCCGTGTCCCATATCCGCGTCGAGAATCTTTGCGTGAACTACCCGCTGTACGGCCGCAGCCGCGCCGCAGCGGGCGTGCACGAGATTGATCCGGACCTCGATCGCATGGTACGCGACCGCAAGAACCGGGTGGTCGGCGTGCGTGCGTTGCAGGGCGTCACCTTTGAGGCCGGGTCCGGCGAGCGCATCGCGCTGATCGGCGAGAACGGTTCGGGCAAGACTACGCTTTTACAGGTGCTTGCAGGCATTTACTCGCCCGACGCGGGCGAGGTGGAGATCGAGGGCCAGACCACCGCCCTGGTCAATATCAATCTGGGCATGAACGCCGAAGCCAGTGGCCATCGCAATATTACCCTGCGCGGCCTGGCGGCCGGACGCACCCGCGCCGAGATCGAGGAGCGCCGCGCGGAAATCGCCGCCTTCTCCGAGCTGGGCGATTTCCTGGCTCTGCCGGTGGAGACCTATTCGGCCGGCATGCGCATGCGGCTGAGCTTCGCCATCGCCACAGCGTTCGAACCCGACGTGTTGATTCTCGACGAGTGGCTGTCGGCCGGCGACGCCGCCTTCCGCAAGAAGGCAACCGAGCGCATGCAGGCCTTCGTGGACAAGGCCGGGATCCTGGTGCTCGCCTCGCACAGCCCGTCGCTTCTGATCGACACCTGCAAGCGCGCCCTGTGGCTGGATGCCGGCCGCGTGCGC
The window above is part of the Hyphomonadaceae bacterium ML37 genome. Proteins encoded here:
- a CDS encoding TlpA family protein disulfide reductase, with amino-acid sequence MRKPQLKLSHAIVAMIVIGAGAAIWTLGGAFFSGPAPAALSSFTVGEMSAFRSVAGAPAQPRGPILTAEGREITLADKRGKVILVNFWATWCPPCVVEMPALDALQAQLGSDDFEVVAISMDRRVEDAEAFYAERGLGHLALYFDPNMNLGFAAGARGLPLSVLYDRHGIEIGRLDGDADWASPEAVALMEAAIARF
- a CDS encoding sulfotransferase, producing the protein MNAQSKTAPGLPVMVEEALELLQGRYPPAARGGSAGMPLGQLLEQCWARSQARAHAGPEPVRVIRQLACVGGTMFARALQAQPNVVVLSEVDPFASRPRRSPEFAPTDLLYLAETATGSVDNAVRAQVFSASLRALHAAYDRRGSRLVVRAHSHTRYCTARDWASRPGVTELVARDLPVRTLTLVRHPLDSWMSLNANEWVHFQPRTLEEYARRSLAFIDQPHAGRVVKYESVAADPHAMMGWVCEWLELAFNPDWDDLVGAIRLSGASGRSGDAVSPRPRAAVPEWIAQEASTSPAYQRLCARLDYNPDPASPPLPRGAPADAGA
- a CDS encoding ABC transporter permease; translation: MSTSVTVRRTARDGEISSFFADLAAGLRMTDLWRTFAWDEMQQRYRRSILGVAWIVVSYAMFVGGVSIIFSGFSDRGGEFFVIHVAIGFAAFSFIVGNVTDGCTVFTGARVWIQSIALPHSIHIYRSICRSIFTFALQFIVAAVIIIGAGWQPTLVNLWVLPAIAVFLLNAVAIQYLMGLISARYRDVTHLVGSITRLLLFVTPILWIRSDLDTGRSNFADFNPVAHYVEVFRAPLMGLEPRPLSWIVVGVLTVVVWIAAAIVASRMRRRLAYWL
- a CDS encoding ABC transporter ATP-binding protein encodes the protein MSHIRVENLCVNYPLYGRSRAAAGVHEIDPDLDRMVRDRKNRVVGVRALQGVTFEAGSGERIALIGENGSGKTTLLQVLAGIYSPDAGEVEIEGQTTALVNINLGMNAEASGHRNITLRGLAAGRTRAEIEERRAEIAAFSELGDFLALPVETYSAGMRMRLSFAIATAFEPDVLILDEWLSAGDAAFRKKATERMQAFVDKAGILVLASHSPSLLIDTCKRALWLDAGRVRGDGDVRDILQAYGEEMERRQVGRDERAQVQIAAAVEAREAGRLKAEARKGRRRPAADAPADAGAVSIPETAPDGAAATGATNGAATHEASPPAQVPALAHAEPDPHNPIARLVRRAARAFGW